From the genome of Brevibacterium sp. JSBI002, one region includes:
- a CDS encoding MoaD/ThiS family protein, with translation MPTITVRFFAAAREAFGARESQIRAGSVDELVTTLAEAADPQAATVLSRSSFLVNSVAATDKSAALADGDTVDVLPPFAGG, from the coding sequence GTGCCCACCATCACCGTTCGGTTCTTCGCCGCAGCCCGGGAGGCCTTCGGCGCCCGAGAATCACAGATCCGTGCCGGGTCCGTCGATGAGCTCGTCACGACCCTCGCCGAGGCGGCCGACCCCCAAGCCGCGACCGTGCTGTCGCGCTCGAGCTTCCTCGTCAATTCCGTGGCCGCCACCGACAAGTCGGCAGCCTTGGCCGATGGTGACACCGTCGACGTTCTCCCGCCGTTCGCCGGCGGGTAG
- a CDS encoding molybdopterin molybdotransferase MoeA, with product MRQRPILVCGRVAAGSRGETVQPGTAVEIMTGAPLPQGTDMVVKIEDTSPGRFGAESITLDAHAEPRPGAFVRPRGSDVSAGQTVLTAGTMLTPAHLGVAAACGIRTLPVLSLPRVLIVSTGDEIAAEAAAGINDANSVTLSAGLRRLGVEVDVAFVPDDPQQLLDRVRRSDAQLVISTGGISKGAHEVVKLAAELDAESAMVFEPIAMQPGGPQGCGRLADHAWVALPGNPVSTLISFELFIRPALLGLAGDAAPREVAHHRLAHGFDETPPAGKLQVRRARLTEAGLEFVGDSRSHLLHSYAEATHLVFVSPDEPGPDNPFSPAGDRLMTWKIA from the coding sequence ATGCGGCAACGCCCGATTCTCGTATGCGGTCGCGTCGCAGCGGGGTCCCGTGGTGAGACAGTCCAGCCGGGCACCGCGGTGGAGATCATGACCGGGGCACCGCTGCCGCAGGGAACCGATATGGTCGTCAAGATCGAAGACACCTCGCCGGGACGCTTCGGTGCCGAATCCATCACCCTCGACGCTCATGCGGAACCGCGCCCGGGAGCATTCGTCCGCCCCCGCGGCTCCGACGTGAGCGCCGGGCAGACCGTGCTCACCGCGGGCACCATGCTCACTCCCGCCCACCTCGGCGTGGCCGCCGCCTGCGGAATCCGCACGCTGCCGGTCCTCTCGCTGCCACGCGTGCTCATCGTGAGCACAGGTGACGAGATCGCCGCCGAGGCGGCCGCCGGAATCAACGACGCGAACTCAGTGACGCTCTCGGCCGGGCTGCGCCGCCTCGGCGTCGAAGTCGATGTCGCCTTCGTCCCCGATGATCCGCAGCAGCTGCTCGACCGAGTGCGGCGCAGCGACGCACAGCTCGTCATCTCCACCGGCGGAATCTCCAAAGGCGCTCACGAAGTCGTCAAGCTCGCAGCCGAACTCGATGCCGAATCCGCGATGGTCTTCGAACCCATCGCCATGCAGCCCGGCGGACCACAGGGATGCGGACGTCTGGCAGACCACGCCTGGGTCGCGCTGCCCGGCAACCCGGTGAGCACCCTCATCAGCTTCGAACTGTTCATCCGTCCCGCGCTGCTCGGCCTGGCAGGCGACGCAGCGCCCCGCGAAGTCGCCCACCACCGCCTGGCCCACGGGTTCGATGAGACCCCGCCGGCCGGGAAGCTCCAGGTCCGCCGTGCCCGGCTCACCGAGGCGGGCCTCGAATTCGTCGGCGATTCCCGTTCCCACCTGCTCCACAGCTACGCCGAGGCGACCCACCTCGTCTTCGTCTCACCCGACGAACCCGGACCGGACAACCCGTTCTCACCCGCGGGGGATAGGCTGATGACGTGGAAGATCGCATGA
- the moaA gene encoding GTP 3',8-cyclase MoaA, with protein MEKIGLPMPVLRTPTVDPGAEFTGHNEDALLDTFDRRATDMRISLTDFCNLRCTYCMPAEGVEFMSRDSAMSRDEIVRFVRIAVEKFGVDQVRFTGGEPLTRKDINEIIAGVAALEPRPNIALTTNAIGLDKRAAGLKAAGLDRINVSLDTIDPETFETMTRRPFLKRVLAGIDGAKAAGLEPVKINAVLLPGVNDAQAPDLLQWCLEQDLSLRFIEQMPLDAGHSWERTSMITAADIFALLEPRFVLTPDSAPRNGAPAEKFLVADQRRPDTILGTVGIIASVTRPFCADCTRTRLTAEGRVRTCLFSRTEVDLLTAMRDGASDESIANLWKGAHWKKLAGHGMETDSFEQPQRPMSAIGG; from the coding sequence ATGGAGAAGATCGGTCTGCCGATGCCTGTGCTGAGAACTCCGACTGTCGACCCAGGTGCGGAATTCACCGGCCACAACGAGGATGCGCTGCTCGACACCTTCGATCGTCGCGCCACCGACATGCGCATCTCACTCACCGATTTCTGCAATCTGCGCTGCACGTACTGTATGCCGGCCGAAGGCGTCGAATTCATGTCTCGTGATTCCGCAATGTCGCGGGACGAGATCGTTCGGTTCGTGCGCATCGCCGTGGAGAAATTCGGGGTCGACCAGGTCCGGTTCACCGGCGGTGAACCACTGACCCGCAAGGACATCAACGAGATCATCGCCGGGGTCGCCGCCCTCGAACCGCGCCCGAACATCGCGCTGACGACGAACGCGATCGGCCTCGACAAACGAGCGGCCGGGCTCAAGGCCGCCGGACTCGATCGCATCAACGTCTCGCTCGACACGATCGATCCGGAGACCTTCGAGACGATGACCCGGCGCCCATTCCTCAAACGCGTGCTGGCAGGCATCGACGGGGCGAAGGCCGCCGGCCTCGAGCCGGTGAAGATCAACGCTGTGCTCCTGCCGGGGGTCAACGATGCACAAGCGCCTGATCTGCTGCAGTGGTGCCTCGAACAGGATCTGAGCCTGCGGTTCATCGAACAGATGCCCCTGGACGCCGGACATTCCTGGGAGCGGACGTCGATGATCACCGCCGCCGACATCTTCGCCCTCCTCGAACCCCGATTCGTCCTCACCCCGGATTCGGCCCCGCGCAACGGCGCCCCGGCCGAGAAGTTCCTCGTCGCCGATCAACGCCGTCCCGATACGATCCTCGGCACCGTCGGCATCATCGCTTCGGTCACGCGTCCCTTCTGCGCCGACTGCACTCGCACCCGGCTGACCGCGGAAGGACGTGTGCGCACCTGCCTGTTCTCCCGCACCGAGGTCGATCTGCTCACCGCGATGCGCGATGGCGCCTCCGACGAATCGATCGCGAACCTGTGGAAGGGTGCGCACTGGAAGAAGCTCGCCGGTCATGGGATGGAAACGGATTCGTTCGAGCAGCCGCAACGACCCATGAGCGCCATCGGAGGATAA
- a CDS encoding molybdopterin molybdotransferase MoeA produces the protein MDPEDYCELIAALAPNLHTETTPLHSALGRTTATDITAPRSVPGFAASAMDGFALDGAALNSARDGKSIRVVGDTPAGHPAVTLQTGCAVRVMTGAPVPTDAEAVVPVELTDAQQTGPAPEAIRIDSLPEAVPTQWNIRAIGEDMSRGDTVLTAGQRITSAGVGVLAMLGVIEIDVVRRPRIGLIVTGDEIQGTDRTGESRTEATAAAIFNSNLPMLAAAVRGFGADPIEATCSDDADELRGVLTTMSTEADLVVTTGGISAGAFEVVRQVLEPAHSTFRRLAMRPGSPQGFGLYGTLPLIHLPGTPQGALVAFHLFVGSLLTGKRLRQRWRKGILAGPDLRPHGNAETFRPGTFTESGEILPADRARLPNFATADVIIRIPAGTDTPRGSAELCAGTAVDYLEC, from the coding sequence TTGGACCCAGAGGACTACTGCGAGCTCATCGCCGCACTGGCACCGAACCTGCACACCGAAACGACGCCGTTACACAGTGCTCTCGGGCGCACCACGGCAACCGATATCACAGCTCCACGATCGGTGCCCGGGTTCGCCGCCTCGGCGATGGATGGGTTCGCCCTCGACGGAGCTGCCCTCAACTCCGCCCGCGACGGCAAGTCCATTCGAGTCGTCGGCGACACTCCCGCCGGACATCCCGCCGTCACTCTGCAGACGGGATGCGCGGTGCGCGTGATGACGGGCGCTCCCGTTCCCACCGATGCCGAGGCGGTCGTGCCCGTCGAGCTCACCGATGCTCAGCAGACCGGGCCGGCTCCCGAAGCCATCAGAATCGATTCCCTGCCCGAGGCAGTGCCTACGCAGTGGAATATCCGCGCGATCGGCGAGGACATGAGCCGGGGCGACACCGTCCTGACCGCGGGGCAGCGGATCACCTCGGCCGGGGTCGGCGTGCTGGCGATGCTCGGCGTCATCGAGATCGACGTGGTCCGCAGGCCCCGCATCGGTCTGATCGTCACCGGAGACGAAATCCAGGGCACCGACCGGACAGGCGAGAGCCGTACCGAGGCGACCGCCGCCGCGATCTTCAACTCGAACCTGCCGATGCTCGCCGCCGCCGTCCGCGGCTTCGGTGCCGACCCCATCGAAGCCACGTGCAGCGACGACGCCGACGAGCTGCGCGGTGTGCTCACGACGATGAGCACCGAGGCCGACCTCGTGGTGACGACCGGAGGAATCAGCGCCGGTGCCTTCGAAGTCGTCCGTCAGGTCCTGGAACCCGCCCATTCGACATTCCGCCGACTGGCTATGCGACCCGGATCGCCACAGGGATTCGGGCTCTATGGAACTCTGCCGCTCATTCATCTGCCCGGCACTCCACAGGGAGCTCTCGTCGCCTTCCACCTCTTCGTCGGCTCGCTGCTGACCGGGAAGCGTCTGCGGCAGAGATGGCGGAAGGGAATTCTCGCAGGCCCCGACCTGCGACCACACGGAAACGCCGAAACGTTCCGTCCCGGCACCTTCACCGAATCGGGGGAGATCCTCCCCGCCGACCGGGCCAGGCTTCCGAACTTCGCCACGGCCGATGTGATCATCAGAATCCCTGCCGGTACCGATACCCCGCGTGGTTCAGCGGAACTGTGCGCAGGCACGGCGGTCGACTACCTCGAGTGCTGA
- a CDS encoding MFS transporter — translation MTDSDTPSSARRTTVQQSSPTLFSAVGRSYFPIAFVARMPFAMIVVGVLTLVVAARGSLSLGGINSAMVGLGTALFGSFIGAAADRWGQRYVLLIAGILNCLALTFMAWVVFSPLPDFVVFIAAFAIGATSPQVAPMSRSRIVDIVMSVLPLSRRPKVLNATMAYESAADEVIFVFGPFLVGLLATFFTPVAPIIGAIVMTLVFVSAFALHPTGRARSTGTSSSLGERAPAKDVFTAGVFVIILGVFGVGMVFGSTLTALTALTNDIGRPEEAGLIYGVMGIGSAVLAISVALFPSAFALWARLLCFAPVLVTGSVILASTEAMPIIVMALLLMGTGIGPSLVTLFSLAAERAPLGRSATVMSMAGSAIIVGQSVSSAINGILAEDQGTAVAMAVPVAASAIVLCAGILNLFVGKRRDQNADKPSRHRVTDGEEEI, via the coding sequence ATGACAGACAGCGACACACCCTCCTCGGCTCGGCGCACCACCGTGCAGCAGTCTTCACCGACTCTGTTCTCGGCCGTCGGGCGCAGCTATTTCCCGATCGCCTTCGTCGCCCGCATGCCTTTCGCCATGATCGTCGTCGGTGTGCTCACCCTCGTTGTGGCCGCACGCGGATCGCTCAGCCTGGGCGGGATCAACTCCGCCATGGTCGGATTGGGCACGGCTCTGTTCGGTTCCTTCATCGGGGCGGCCGCTGATCGTTGGGGTCAGCGCTACGTTCTGCTCATCGCCGGGATCCTCAACTGCCTGGCGCTGACTTTCATGGCATGGGTCGTCTTCAGCCCGCTGCCGGATTTCGTCGTGTTCATCGCCGCCTTCGCGATCGGTGCCACCTCACCTCAGGTCGCACCGATGTCGCGGTCTCGCATCGTCGACATCGTCATGTCCGTGCTGCCCTTGTCGAGGCGGCCGAAGGTGCTCAATGCCACGATGGCCTACGAATCCGCCGCCGATGAGGTCATCTTCGTCTTCGGACCTTTCCTCGTCGGACTCTTGGCGACCTTCTTCACCCCGGTCGCGCCCATCATCGGGGCGATCGTGATGACGCTCGTCTTCGTCTCCGCCTTCGCACTCCACCCGACAGGTCGGGCGCGTTCGACGGGGACGTCGAGCAGCCTCGGCGAGCGTGCTCCGGCCAAGGACGTGTTCACCGCCGGTGTCTTCGTCATCATCCTCGGCGTGTTCGGCGTCGGCATGGTGTTCGGCTCTACGCTCACGGCTCTCACCGCGTTGACCAACGACATCGGCCGACCGGAGGAAGCCGGACTCATCTACGGAGTCATGGGCATCGGCTCTGCGGTGCTGGCGATCTCGGTGGCGCTGTTCCCCTCAGCGTTCGCGCTGTGGGCCCGACTGCTGTGTTTCGCGCCGGTTCTGGTCACGGGCTCGGTCATCCTCGCATCGACAGAAGCGATGCCGATCATCGTCATGGCTCTGCTGCTCATGGGAACGGGAATCGGGCCGAGCCTCGTCACCCTCTTCAGCCTCGCTGCCGAACGGGCACCGCTCGGACGCTCGGCGACGGTGATGTCGATGGCGGGGTCGGCGATCATCGTCGGCCAATCGGTGTCCTCGGCGATCAACGGAATCCTCGCCGAGGATCAGGGAACGGCCGTGGCGATGGCCGTCCCGGTGGCCGCCTCGGCGATCGTCCTCTGTGCCGGTATCCTCAATCTGTTCGTCGGGAAGCGCCGCGATCAGAACGCTGACAAGCCGTCACGGCATCGCGTAACAGACGGCGAAGAAGAGATCTGA
- a CDS encoding ThiF family adenylyltransferase, whose translation MSTSRLSPADRTRYARQIRLSGFGESAQASLLDSHVLVIGAGGLGAPILSYLAAVGIGTITVVDPDIVELSNLHRQVIHTEAAIGTRKIDSAQQRMNGINSSIEVRTIPQLLTPDNALELFAGVDIVVDGSDNFATRYLANDACEILGIPLVWGTILGFDGQVAVFDAERGATLRDIYPEVPAPGSVPDCSVAGVLGPLCGSIGSAMAMEAVKVLTGIGTPLINSVAIHSSLDAGWETVPVRPIPGRPPVTDLEQHRGDYAQHTFDSLSTDGDTAESAKGSTTGEDPLGPATVTWAEVESGSILVDIRDDDEVASGMVPGAIHIPMDELLADLSRLPTANTADASAISDVAPARPHGIALYCRSGVRSAKTAAQLRSHGIAVTSVNGGYLAFLSQPTPQRR comes from the coding sequence ATGTCCACTTCACGCCTCAGCCCTGCCGACCGGACCCGCTACGCACGGCAGATCCGGCTGTCCGGATTCGGCGAAAGCGCGCAGGCGTCGCTGCTCGACTCGCACGTGCTCGTCATCGGCGCCGGGGGGCTCGGTGCCCCGATTCTCAGCTACCTCGCGGCCGTGGGCATCGGCACGATCACCGTGGTCGACCCCGATATCGTCGAACTGAGCAATCTGCATCGACAGGTCATCCACACCGAGGCGGCCATCGGCACTCGTAAGATCGATTCCGCTCAGCAGCGGATGAACGGGATCAATTCGTCGATCGAGGTCCGCACGATTCCGCAGCTGCTCACTCCGGACAACGCTCTCGAACTCTTCGCAGGCGTCGACATCGTCGTCGACGGCAGCGACAACTTCGCCACCCGCTACCTCGCCAATGACGCCTGTGAGATTCTCGGCATCCCGCTCGTCTGGGGGACGATCCTCGGCTTCGACGGCCAGGTCGCCGTCTTCGATGCCGAACGCGGCGCCACCCTGCGCGACATCTACCCCGAGGTTCCCGCTCCGGGCAGTGTGCCCGACTGCTCGGTCGCCGGAGTCCTCGGGCCCCTGTGCGGAAGCATCGGATCCGCCATGGCGATGGAGGCCGTCAAGGTGCTCACCGGCATCGGGACACCGCTGATCAACAGCGTGGCGATCCACAGCAGCCTCGACGCGGGCTGGGAGACGGTCCCGGTCCGGCCGATCCCCGGCAGGCCTCCGGTCACCGACCTCGAGCAGCATCGCGGCGACTACGCCCAGCACACGTTCGACTCTCTGAGCACCGACGGCGACACGGCAGAGAGTGCAAAAGGCTCGACCACAGGGGAGGACCCTCTCGGGCCGGCCACCGTCACCTGGGCGGAGGTCGAGTCAGGCTCCATCCTCGTCGACATCCGCGATGACGATGAGGTCGCCTCGGGGATGGTCCCCGGTGCCATTCACATTCCGATGGACGAGCTGCTCGCCGATCTCAGCCGGCTGCCGACTGCCAACACAGCCGACGCGTCCGCCATTTCTGACGTCGCCCCCGCACGGCCGCACGGGATCGCACTGTACTGCCGGTCGGGAGTGCGCTCGGCGAAGACCGCTGCGCAGCTGCGTTCACACGGCATCGCAGTGACCTCGGTCAACGGCGGATACCTCGCGTTTCTGTCACAGCCGACACCTCAACGGCGCTGA
- a CDS encoding universal stress protein, whose amino-acid sequence MSETATTRRLVVGYIATDRGRDAISLAISIARSIDVELVVTIVRPESSTILAGSAVPKDGAGIVAQQIDDWLDEALALIPDDIRAIGCIHIASNESKGLMEVAEQEGALGIIIGARATTLMRQLRIGTVASSLLHSSTVPVILAPSGRSDIGPISRVTALYGARPGASSLIGAAIESAVGLGVDLRLLSLIENDGLYDDEVAEITEFAEQYGGAVLADDASEMLASGRATVRTKAGADIEEAAETIDWQPGDLAFIGSSRLGHGGKVAIGARARRLLRVLPVPVVVVPRRAVSRLHTAETD is encoded by the coding sequence ATGTCAGAGACCGCCACCACCAGACGTCTGGTCGTCGGATACATCGCCACGGATCGGGGTCGGGACGCGATCTCACTGGCCATTTCGATCGCGCGGTCCATCGACGTCGAGCTCGTGGTCACCATCGTCCGTCCGGAATCATCGACGATTCTCGCCGGCAGCGCCGTGCCGAAGGACGGGGCCGGGATCGTGGCCCAGCAGATCGATGATTGGCTGGACGAAGCGCTGGCACTCATCCCCGATGACATCCGCGCCATAGGCTGCATCCATATCGCCTCGAACGAATCCAAGGGACTCATGGAGGTCGCCGAGCAGGAAGGCGCACTGGGCATCATCATCGGTGCACGGGCCACCACACTCATGCGCCAACTGCGCATCGGCACGGTCGCTTCGTCGCTGCTGCACTCGTCGACGGTACCCGTTATACTCGCCCCGTCGGGCAGATCCGACATCGGTCCGATCTCGCGGGTGACCGCACTCTACGGTGCTCGCCCAGGTGCCTCGTCACTCATCGGAGCGGCCATCGAATCGGCCGTCGGCCTCGGAGTCGATCTCAGGCTGCTGTCCCTGATCGAGAACGACGGACTCTATGACGACGAGGTCGCCGAGATCACCGAATTCGCCGAACAGTACGGGGGAGCGGTGCTGGCCGACGACGCTTCGGAGATGCTGGCTTCTGGCCGCGCGACGGTGAGAACCAAGGCCGGAGCCGATATCGAAGAGGCCGCCGAGACCATCGACTGGCAGCCCGGCGACCTCGCCTTTATCGGATCGAGCCGCTTGGGCCACGGAGGCAAGGTCGCGATCGGTGCGCGGGCTCGCCGCCTGCTGCGTGTCCTGCCCGTTCCGGTCGTGGTCGTGCCCCGACGTGCCGTGAGTCGACTGCACACCGCCGAAACCGACTGA
- a CDS encoding phage holin family protein, protein MNFLSRVIVNACAIWVAAWILPGVTITGNRVVEEQAGAIPATIISYLVIGLIFGLANAFIKPILSFVSAPITCLTLGLFSIVINAIMLALTSWLSGFTPFEFTIDSFFFSAIFAAIIVSIVSALLGWLVPERSAEHDRR, encoded by the coding sequence ATGAACTTCTTGTCTCGCGTCATCGTCAACGCCTGTGCGATCTGGGTGGCGGCCTGGATCCTGCCGGGTGTGACGATCACAGGGAACCGGGTCGTCGAGGAGCAGGCCGGAGCCATACCGGCGACGATCATCTCCTACCTCGTCATCGGCCTCATCTTCGGATTGGCGAACGCTTTCATCAAACCGATCCTCAGCTTCGTCTCGGCTCCGATCACGTGTCTGACTCTGGGGCTGTTCTCGATCGTCATCAACGCGATCATGTTGGCGCTGACGAGCTGGCTCAGCGGGTTCACCCCGTTCGAGTTCACCATCGATTCGTTCTTCTTCTCCGCCATCTTCGCCGCGATCATCGTCTCGATCGTCTCGGCTCTGCTCGGTTGGCTGGTCCCGGAGCGAAGCGCCGAACACGACCGGAGATGA
- a CDS encoding alpha/beta fold hydrolase: MRIRQSQRTDIRLGSHSTAAWLYPGDRRRRPLLMVHGFRGDHHGMDLIAGSITDREVVVPDLPGFGLTAPLGSGSSLSAFVDHLLALRADVGRQRGVTPILVGHSFGSILVSHLAASHRDVIDELVLINPITSPALEGPARFLTAVTRAYYALGARLPERAGRALLSNPVIVRAMSVAMATTGDPGLRSYIHDQHARHFSSFADRTSLSEAFATSVAHTVTEVADHLSMPTLVIAGDHDAIAPIGPTRAFVEKLPDVDFVELGGVGHLVHYERSEEAASATMDFCHRRIDR; this comes from the coding sequence GTGCGGATACGTCAATCACAGCGGACCGACATCCGCCTGGGCTCCCACAGCACGGCCGCGTGGCTCTATCCGGGTGACAGGCGTCGGCGTCCGCTGCTGATGGTGCACGGCTTCCGTGGGGACCATCATGGAATGGACCTCATCGCCGGCAGCATCACCGACCGCGAGGTGGTCGTGCCCGACCTGCCCGGGTTCGGTCTCACGGCCCCGCTGGGCTCGGGCTCGTCGCTCTCTGCCTTCGTCGATCATCTCCTCGCGCTGCGCGCCGATGTGGGCAGGCAGCGGGGCGTGACACCGATCCTGGTGGGGCACTCCTTCGGATCGATCCTGGTCAGCCACCTAGCGGCCTCCCACCGGGACGTCATCGACGAGCTCGTGCTCATCAATCCGATCACCAGCCCCGCACTCGAAGGACCCGCACGCTTCCTCACCGCGGTCACCCGCGCCTACTATGCCCTCGGCGCGCGGCTGCCCGAGCGCGCCGGTCGCGCCCTGCTGAGCAACCCCGTGATCGTCCGCGCCATGAGTGTGGCCATGGCCACGACCGGCGATCCCGGCCTGCGTTCTTACATCCATGATCAGCACGCGCGGCACTTCTCGTCGTTCGCCGACCGCACGTCCCTGTCAGAGGCCTTCGCGACGTCGGTCGCGCACACCGTCACCGAGGTGGCCGACCACTTGAGTATGCCCACGCTCGTCATCGCCGGCGATCATGACGCCATCGCTCCGATCGGACCGACCCGTGCATTCGTGGAGAAGCTCCCCGACGTCGATTTCGTGGAATTGGGCGGGGTGGGCCACCTCGTGCACTATGAGCGCTCGGAGGAAGCCGCCTCGGCGACCATGGATTTCTGTCACCGTCGAATCGACAGGTGA
- a CDS encoding CPBP family intramembrane glutamic endopeptidase: MWSVDTDRAVTIGAPQLKPLSWEAAAAALLAVSAVVLFGVGTTFPQVRAFGYAPMLAALIIAWSVNRRFARDLSIIAACLALISAISVEADISWSNIARMGVVLSAVVIGPWVVSRYVFDDKTIQFPLRRGQPWSRLEWAWLVFVVVVAWAVLPQYFMRTGVYLNWPPLTNWSEIIRLFFGVNAVGIWDELFFICTVFALLRKHFSFWTANVFTTIIFVSFLWELGYRSIGPLLTIPFALVQAFIFTRTKSLPYTVTVHLLFDALVFLTIVHAHHPDALPIFIGV, from the coding sequence GTGTGGAGCGTGGACACTGACCGAGCAGTAACCATCGGAGCCCCGCAGTTGAAACCGCTCAGCTGGGAGGCTGCTGCGGCTGCCTTGCTGGCGGTCTCGGCGGTTGTGCTCTTCGGCGTCGGAACGACGTTTCCGCAGGTCCGCGCCTTCGGATACGCTCCGATGCTCGCGGCCCTGATCATCGCGTGGAGTGTCAATCGGAGGTTCGCCAGAGACCTCAGCATCATCGCCGCGTGTCTCGCTCTCATCTCGGCGATATCTGTCGAAGCCGATATCTCGTGGTCGAACATCGCACGCATGGGCGTTGTGCTCTCCGCCGTCGTCATCGGCCCTTGGGTCGTGTCTCGTTATGTGTTCGATGACAAGACGATCCAGTTTCCGCTGCGTCGCGGCCAGCCCTGGTCGCGGCTGGAGTGGGCCTGGCTGGTCTTCGTCGTTGTGGTCGCTTGGGCAGTGCTGCCGCAGTACTTCATGCGCACCGGGGTCTACCTCAACTGGCCTCCGCTGACGAACTGGTCGGAGATCATCCGACTGTTCTTCGGGGTCAACGCCGTGGGCATCTGGGACGAACTGTTCTTCATCTGCACGGTCTTCGCCCTCTTGCGCAAACACTTCTCATTCTGGACTGCGAACGTATTCACCACGATCATCTTCGTGTCGTTCCTCTGGGAGCTCGGCTACCGGTCGATCGGACCGCTGCTGACGATCCCCTTCGCACTCGTGCAGGCCTTCATCTTCACTCGCACGAAGTCACTGCCTTATACCGTCACGGTGCATCTGCTCTTCGACGCGCTCGTGTTCCTCACGATCGTCCACGCCCACCACCCTGACGCGCTGCCCATCTTCATCGGCGTCTGA
- a CDS encoding peptide MFS transporter, with protein sequence MSSSTSTTEAVRSDTRFFGHPLPLLQLFSLELWERFSYYGMNGILALYLYFSVTDGGMGMEQGTAVGIVGAYGGAVFLATILGAWIADRLAGAEKVLFYSAIIIMVGHICLAFIPGFGGVAVGLILVALGSGGLKANASALVGELYEEKDPRRDAGFTIFYMGVNIGALFGPLITGLLQSNIGFHYGFGAAAIGMALGLVIYLTGRKNLPPESRVAVNPLPKNKLYLFVVAVVVVVLLAVILWMTKVVNPENLDWWIAGISAGAAACYFIVMYTSRQTKGDERSRVLAYIPFFITVVIFWSMYQQIFGVLTVYSDTQLNRSIFGWEMPINWIQLIPAFFVIVFAPLFATMWMKLGPKQISTPVKAGLSLVLIGIGFLMFLPFAEAGQNETPLLWVCLTLAVFVFGELLISPVGLSFSTKVAPKVFQSQMIAVFFLASGVGTALSGVLGGYFDAGNQAPYWLSVGGSSVVLGLLALTLTKPMLGLLRGIR encoded by the coding sequence ATGTCTTCAAGCACCTCGACGACCGAGGCCGTCCGCAGCGACACCCGCTTCTTCGGACACCCTCTGCCGCTCTTGCAGCTGTTCAGCCTGGAACTGTGGGAGCGATTCTCCTACTACGGAATGAACGGCATCCTCGCCCTCTACCTCTACTTCAGTGTCACCGACGGCGGCATGGGGATGGAGCAGGGTACGGCCGTGGGCATCGTCGGTGCGTACGGCGGTGCCGTCTTCCTCGCTACGATCCTCGGCGCCTGGATCGCCGACCGCCTCGCCGGAGCCGAGAAGGTCCTCTTCTACTCAGCGATCATCATCATGGTCGGCCACATCTGCTTGGCGTTCATCCCCGGTTTTGGGGGAGTGGCGGTCGGCCTCATCCTCGTTGCGCTCGGATCCGGCGGTCTCAAGGCGAATGCCTCGGCACTCGTCGGTGAACTCTACGAAGAGAAGGATCCGCGCCGTGACGCCGGTTTCACCATCTTCTACATGGGTGTGAACATCGGAGCCTTGTTCGGACCGCTGATCACAGGTCTGCTGCAGTCGAACATCGGCTTCCACTACGGCTTCGGGGCCGCCGCGATCGGCATGGCCCTTGGTCTCGTCATCTACCTCACCGGTCGCAAGAATCTGCCGCCGGAGTCGCGGGTGGCGGTCAACCCGCTGCCGAAGAACAAGCTCTACCTCTTCGTCGTGGCCGTCGTGGTCGTCGTTCTCCTCGCCGTCATTCTGTGGATGACGAAGGTCGTCAACCCCGAGAACCTCGATTGGTGGATCGCCGGCATCTCCGCCGGTGCGGCCGCCTGCTACTTCATCGTCATGTACACCTCACGGCAGACGAAAGGCGACGAGCGCTCCCGCGTCCTCGCCTACATCCCATTCTTCATCACCGTCGTCATCTTCTGGTCGATGTACCAGCAGATCTTCGGCGTGCTGACCGTCTACTCGGATACCCAGCTCAACCGTTCGATCTTCGGTTGGGAGATGCCGATCAACTGGATCCAGCTGATCCCTGCGTTCTTCGTCATCGTCTTCGCCCCGCTGTTCGCGACCATGTGGATGAAGCTCGGACCCAAGCAGATCTCGACACCTGTCAAGGCCGGACTGTCTCTCGTGCTCATCGGCATCGGCTTCCTCATGTTCCTGCCCTTCGCTGAGGCCGGGCAAAATGAGACCCCGCTGCTGTGGGTATGTCTGACCCTCGCCGTGTTCGTCTTCGGTGAGCTGCTCATCTCGCCGGTGGGACTCTCGTTCTCCACGAAGGTCGCTCCGAAGGTATTCCAGTCGCAGATGATCGCCGTGTTCTTCCTCGCCTCAGGCGTGGGTACGGCGCTGTCCGGTGTGCTCGGCGGGTACTTCGACGCCGGCAACCAGGCACCCTACTGGCTGTCGGTCGGCGGATCGTCGGTCGTGCTCGGCCTGCTCGCGCTGACGCTGACGAAGCCGATGCTGGGGCTGCTGCGCGGAATCCGCTGA